The following coding sequences lie in one Oncorhynchus nerka isolate Pitt River linkage group LG14, Oner_Uvic_2.0, whole genome shotgun sequence genomic window:
- the stmn2a gene encoding stathmin-2a yields MAKTAIAYKEKMKELSVFSLICSCFYPEARNKLVVCEFEDMEVKPINKRASGQAFEVILKPPSPVSDAAHSIASPPKREVSLEDIQKKLEAAEDRRRSQEAQVLRALAEKREHERDVLLKAMEENNNFSKMAEEKLTMKMEQIKENREAHLAAMMERLQEKERHAAVVRRNKELREELTA; encoded by the exons CATACAAAGAGAAGATGAAGGAGCTGTCTGTTTTCTCCCTCATCTGCTCCTGCTTTTATCCAGAGGCACGCAACAAGCTGGTCGTCTGTGAGTTCGAAG ACATGGAGGTGAAGCCAATCAACAAGCGGGCGTCGGGCCAGGCCTTTGAGGTGATTCTGAAGCCCCCCTCCCCGGTGTCAGATGCGGCCCACAGCATCGCTTCGCCCCCCAAGAGGGAAGTGTCCCTAGAGGACATCCAGAAGAAATTGGAGGCAGCTGAGGACCGGAGGAGG TCCCAGGAGGCCCAGGTGCTGAGGGCCCTGGCAGAGAAGAGGGAGCATGAGAGGGATGTGCTGCTCAAGGCCATGGAAGAGAACAACAACTTCAGCAAAATGGCAGAGGAGAAGCTCACCATGAAGATGGAGCAAATCAAGGAGAACCGGGAGGCCCACCTGGCAGCCATGATGGAACGCCTGCAGGAGAAG GAGAGACACGCAGCCGTGGTGCGCAGGAACAAAGAGCTGAGGGAGGAGCTGACAGCGTGA